A stretch of the Aminipila terrae genome encodes the following:
- a CDS encoding PadR family transcriptional regulator, producing MFIDMNCPCQGKNLDKMLQPLILCILAEGGDMHGFALLREIGKMERFADSKPDATGVYRYLKKMESSGLLTSKWDMEDDGSGNPKRIFSITTQGKACLANWSVALYDYNQYIDSLIDMINKAVSK from the coding sequence ATGTTCATTGATATGAATTGCCCTTGTCAGGGAAAAAATTTGGATAAAATGCTTCAGCCGCTGATTTTGTGCATTCTTGCTGAAGGCGGTGATATGCATGGTTTTGCCCTATTAAGAGAAATAGGCAAAATGGAAAGATTTGCGGACAGTAAGCCGGATGCAACAGGAGTCTACAGGTATTTAAAAAAGATGGAAAGCTCCGGACTTCTTACGTCAAAGTGGGATATGGAGGATGATGGCAGCGGTAATCCCAAAAGGATTTTCAGTATTACAACTCAGGGAAAGGCCTGCCTGGCCAACTGGTCTGTAGCACTATATGATTACAATCAGTATATCGATAGCCTGATTGATATGATTAACAAGGCTGTCAGTAAATAA
- the pylD gene encoding 3-methylornithyl-N6-L-lysine dehydrogenase PylD: MTRLRTEWIEYMLDGMEEYNKQLKIKTGMDLADFIKDTFNMQEAVFQQARDTKKIAVVPITQGEGIISSFSESVAAIIKSIGFNALVTEHTDIDGIYEGTEKGCDIFFFADDARYLALNIKSGNVCDNNYATALGFIKVLKALMNKNGKNIREEKILQIGYGIVGRESEKILLQDKINFDIFDKNLDVIKELPYEKLTEKDQIRNYNYIVDFTNEGGWLKKECLSPDLLYVSPGVPYSMDSEAEAYFENRAVHDNLEIGTAIMLGRVIAD, translated from the coding sequence ATGACCAGATTGAGGACAGAATGGATTGAATATATGCTGGATGGCATGGAAGAATACAATAAACAGCTGAAAATCAAAACAGGTATGGATTTAGCTGATTTCATCAAAGACACATTTAATATGCAGGAAGCAGTTTTCCAACAGGCAAGAGATACTAAAAAGATTGCAGTGGTTCCCATTACCCAGGGTGAAGGCATTATAAGCTCTTTCAGTGAATCCGTAGCCGCTATCATTAAATCCATAGGATTTAATGCTTTAGTAACAGAACATACAGATATAGATGGCATCTATGAAGGTACTGAAAAAGGTTGTGACATATTCTTTTTTGCGGATGATGCAAGATATCTGGCTTTAAATATAAAAAGTGGAAATGTTTGTGATAATAACTATGCTACAGCATTAGGATTTATCAAGGTACTTAAGGCTTTAATGAATAAAAATGGGAAAAACATCCGTGAAGAAAAAATTCTTCAGATTGGTTATGGAATTGTAGGCAGAGAATCAGAGAAAATCTTGTTACAAGACAAAATAAACTTTGATATTTTCGATAAAAACTTGGATGTAATTAAAGAATTACCATATGAAAAATTAACAGAGAAAGATCAGATCAGGAATTACAATTATATAGTAGACTTTACCAATGAAGGGGGCTGGCTGAAAAAAGAGTGTCTCAGCCCAGATCTTTTGTATGTAAGTCCAGGGGTACCATATTCCATGGATAGTGAAGCTGAAGCGTATTTTGAGAACAGAGCGGTTCACGACAATCTTGAAATAGGAACTGCCATTATGTTGGGAAGGGTTATTGCTGATTAA
- a CDS encoding MFS transporter gives MEHIAKRIDRLPTTPMLKKILFLTGIGWMFDAMDQGMVSGVMAAIGTDWGLSTGQIGLLGSSGMLGMIIGAALSGMAADRWGRRNIVMCTLIIYGIASGLSGFAVNYPMLLVLRFCTGFGLGGELPAASTLISEYSPKKVRGRNVIILESFWAWGWILAALVAYLLIPVYGWRIAFFVGAVPALFAAYLRRAVPESPRYLETMGKHAEADQLVRMMEMQANVENLPYQAEEQHQRRNEKSRLTLGELWSKKYARTTLVLWIIWIGINFGYYGFVLWTPSLLMAQGFALVKSFEFTLIMCLAQLPGYFSAAHLVERIGRKKVLTVYFAGTALAAWLFGHAGSTMQVLLYGCLLYFFSLGHGDVFILIHQKYILLLPEPAVQAGPLLLAGLVHLSPHLLYP, from the coding sequence ATGGAACATATTGCAAAAAGAATTGACAGGTTACCTACAACACCTATGTTGAAAAAAATTTTATTCCTGACAGGGATTGGGTGGATGTTTGATGCGATGGATCAGGGAATGGTATCTGGTGTTATGGCAGCTATTGGTACGGACTGGGGATTAAGCACTGGACAGATTGGATTATTGGGGAGCTCAGGCATGCTGGGGATGATAATAGGAGCCGCTTTATCGGGTATGGCCGCTGATAGATGGGGCAGACGGAATATTGTCATGTGTACGCTGATTATTTATGGTATCGCCAGTGGTTTATCAGGATTTGCAGTAAATTATCCCATGCTTCTTGTACTGCGATTTTGTACAGGTTTTGGATTAGGTGGGGAATTACCTGCTGCTTCCACATTGATTAGTGAATATTCCCCTAAGAAAGTTCGTGGGCGCAATGTTATTATTTTAGAAAGCTTTTGGGCCTGGGGATGGATTTTAGCAGCGTTGGTTGCGTATCTGCTTATTCCCGTTTATGGCTGGAGGATAGCATTCTTTGTGGGAGCCGTACCTGCATTATTTGCAGCTTATTTGAGAAGAGCTGTGCCGGAATCTCCACGATACCTGGAAACCATGGGAAAACATGCAGAGGCAGATCAGCTGGTGCGAATGATGGAAATGCAGGCCAATGTTGAAAATCTGCCATATCAGGCAGAAGAACAGCACCAGAGAAGGAATGAAAAATCTCGCTTAACATTGGGAGAGTTATGGTCTAAAAAGTATGCCAGAACTACACTGGTGCTCTGGATTATATGGATTGGAATAAATTTCGGGTATTACGGTTTTGTTTTGTGGACCCCTTCTTTATTAATGGCACAGGGGTTTGCATTAGTAAAAAGCTTTGAATTCACATTAATTATGTGTCTCGCACAGCTACCTGGCTATTTTAGTGCAGCACATCTGGTGGAAAGAATTGGACGAAAAAAGGTACTGACTGTTTATTTTGCCGGAACAGCTTTAGCTGCATGGCTGTTTGGGCACGCAGGTTCTACAATGCAGGTTCTGCTGTATGGCTGTCTGCTTTACTTTTTCAGCCTGGGGCATGGGGATGTGTTTATACTTATACACCAGAAGTATATCCTACTGTTGCCAGAGCCAGCGGTGCAGGCTGGGCCGCTGCTTTTGGCAGGATTGGTGCATTTATCGCCCCACTTATTGTACCCGTAA
- a CDS encoding CobW family GTP-binding protein encodes MIQMVLLTGFLGAGKTTLMQRLLDTYREHKIGVIVNEFGQINIDAKLVSRDGILMKELSNGSIFCACIKDKFVDGLIDMSKRDIEYLFIEASGLADPSNMGNIIEGIRKATNNNYILKGTICIADGLNFADMVEVLPALERQVRHANAVLVNKMDLIDENKFKEISDKIGEINPSVKIYAATHCDVDIKMIVENFAVNTAVSEDTTNTYESRPNTFIVKADEPIEESKLIQFIDQIAESSYRIKGFANTEQGTVEISAVINHIIVTPWHKVERTEIVVISSVGIKMLSMITKASNDILEGRLYI; translated from the coding sequence ATGATTCAAATGGTACTTTTGACTGGGTTTCTGGGTGCAGGCAAAACAACTTTGATGCAAAGATTACTTGATACTTACAGGGAACACAAAATCGGTGTGATTGTCAATGAGTTTGGACAGATAAATATTGATGCCAAACTGGTAAGTCGTGACGGTATCCTTATGAAAGAATTGTCAAATGGTTCGATTTTCTGCGCCTGTATAAAAGATAAATTTGTGGATGGTCTCATAGATATGTCTAAGAGGGATATAGAGTATCTGTTTATTGAAGCATCTGGACTGGCAGACCCGTCAAATATGGGCAATATCATTGAGGGAATCCGTAAGGCTACAAATAACAATTATATTTTGAAAGGCACTATCTGTATTGCAGATGGCCTGAACTTTGCGGATATGGTTGAAGTCCTCCCAGCCTTAGAACGACAGGTGAGGCATGCCAATGCAGTGCTTGTAAATAAAATGGATCTCATTGATGAAAATAAATTTAAAGAAATATCGGATAAAATAGGGGAGATAAATCCAAGTGTAAAAATTTACGCTGCCACTCATTGCGATGTAGATATTAAAATGATTGTGGAAAATTTTGCAGTAAATACTGCAGTAAGCGAGGATACTACCAATACTTATGAATCAAGGCCAAATACATTTATAGTAAAAGCAGATGAGCCTATTGAAGAAAGCAAGCTTATCCAGTTTATTGATCAAATTGCTGAAAGCAGTTACAGGATTAAAGGATTTGCTAATACTGAACAGGGAACGGTAGAAATCAGTGCAGTAATAAATCATATTATTGTTACCCCCTGGCACAAGGTGGAAAGAACAGAGATAGTTGTAATTTCTTCGGTGGGGATTAAGATGCTAAGTATGATTACTAAAGCATCAAATGATATTTTAGAAGGAAGGCTTTATATTTAA
- the pylSn gene encoding pyrrolysine--tRNA(Pyl) ligase small subunit: MADNKKRYYRKNIELFVLLNKMKLWPSRNGVLHGIKEIELQGKYATITTHCGKTFQTNNSRNSRAARWLRNKWAVKPCKDCCVPEWKLEKYSKTFFDSHYGSDLIHK; encoded by the coding sequence ATGGCTGATAATAAGAAAAGATATTATAGAAAAAACATTGAATTGTTTGTTCTGCTAAATAAAATGAAGTTATGGCCGTCCAGAAATGGTGTGCTTCACGGAATCAAAGAAATTGAACTTCAGGGGAAATATGCAACCATCACAACACATTGTGGCAAAACGTTTCAGACTAATAACTCCAGGAATTCAAGAGCAGCAAGGTGGCTTAGAAATAAGTGGGCAGTAAAACCTTGTAAGGACTGCTGTGTACCGGAATGGAAGTTAGAGAAATATTCTAAGACATTTTTTGATTCCCATTATGGTAGTGACTTGATTCACAAATAA